Below is a genomic region from Salinirussus salinus.
AAGGCGATCTCGCTGACCTGCAGCCCCGTCCGCGTCATCGGGACCGCATCGAGTTGCAGGTCCATGCACGCAACACGCCCCCGCCCGAAATGAAGGTTCCCCGGGAGCCCCGCCTCGCTGGCGTCCTCAGGCCGGCTCGCTCCCGGGCGCCGCCTCGGCCGACTCGCCGCCACCTTCCCCGCGGCGGTGTCCGCCACCGCGGCGGAGCGCGAGCGCAGACAGGGCGAGCGCCCCCAGCCCGAGCAGCAGGTACGCGAGGTCGAGCAGCCAGCTCAGCCCGACCAGCGAGACCAGCGCCGGCAGCGCCAGCCCGACGGCGAGCCCGCCCCACAGGGAGTCGTAGCCCGCACGGTCAAGCAGCCAGGTACCGGTCAGGATGGCCCCGTAGACGAACCCGACCCACAGCAGCGGGAAGTAGACGAGCAGCCCGGCGATGCTCACCGGGATCCCGACGATGGTGATGGCGAGGGCGACGAGCACGGCCGGAATGCCGACGAGCGTCCCGAGGCCGACGCCGGCGCTGACCCCCGGCCGGCCGGTTCCGGTGTCGGTCACGCGCCGGGCGAACCGCGGAGCGCCGAGCAGGAGGGCGACCCCGAGCACGGCGTTGGTCAGAAAGGAGAGCAGGAAGCCCAGCGGCCAGGGGATCAGCGAGTCCCCGAGGTCGATACCCCCGACGAACGGGACGTCGACGTCCACGCTGACCCCGTCGACGCGCTCGGTGGTGCCGCCGACCGTCGCACCGTCGGCGATGTCGACCGTCTCGGCGTCGTATCTGACGTTCCCGCCGACCTGGGCGGTGGGACCGAGCGAGAACCGGTCGGCGCCGGCCGCGACGTCACCGTCGACAGACCCGTCGATGCTGACGTCGCCGGCCCCGGTCGACAGCGACCCGCCGACCCGGCCCGACTCGGTGACCGTCACCGC
It encodes:
- a CDS encoding polymer-forming cytoskeletal protein; amino-acid sequence: MARPLRRVLPAVVLVIALATVPVAAGAQQVGGSVTVPPGTTQTGDISVVGGTVVVEGTLDGSLSGFAGSVLVTGTVTGDVEVAAGSVTISGTVEGDVEAAAGAVTVTESGRVGGSLSTGAGDVSIDGSVDGDVAAGADRFSLGPTAQVGGNVRYDAETVDIADGATVGGTTERVDGVSVDVDVPFVGGIDLGDSLIPWPLGFLLSFLTNAVLGVALLLGAPRFARRVTDTGTGRPGVSAGVGLGTLVGIPAVLVALAITIVGIPVSIAGLLVYFPLLWVGFVYGAILTGTWLLDRAGYDSLWGGLAVGLALPALVSLVGLSWLLDLAYLLLGLGALALSALALRRGGGHRRGEGGGESAEAAPGSEPA